The DNA sequence AAGGCTTCTACGATGTAATGTGTGAGATATTCTGGATTGGGCATCGTCATGCTGCCGAACCCAAAACACAAAGGTAATTGCTTTCGCCCAAGAAAATCCTCTAGTTCGATAGGTGGCTCGTATTCGGAGGCTTGGTCAATAAACCAGAAACCAGTCACATACGCCCAATGCGGCCAGTCACGAGGTTTGGGATTACGTGCGAACTAAACCCGTACAATACAGGGATTCGTGATAGATTTGCTGGAGTCTTCCGTCTGAAGCGTCTGCCCAAATATGGCAAAGGTGGCAATTTCAAAGTTTCTGTTCTGAAGTGATTGAGCAGTTGACGATATCTTTGCCAGTGCAAAAACTCTACTAGCAAGTAGCTGCCATAGTTGATTAATTTCTTTAGCGGGTTTTTAGTTGTTTGAGCAAATTTCAAAAACCCAAACATCCCTGTGGAGTCAACGGCAGAACTGATGCAAAAAAGCAAGATACGCCTAATTTCTCTGCAATGTGATATCCAAAGGTAGCTAACGGCGTGTAGATAATTACCTCACTTCCCTGACACGCACTCCAAGCTGATTCCAACTGTTGAAGTAAAAGCTTATCTCCTTCTTCTTTTTTCAACTTTTCTCCCGCAATCAATCGCTGCCCTTGTTTCGATTGCAGAAACTCTTCCATATTGCCAGCGATTGGTGCAAACTTTAAATCGAACTGCCTCACAAAAGATGCAAAGTTTTCGTGTGTTGCGATTGTTACCTGATGCCCGCGCGTTTCAAGCCAATAGCCAAAGCACAATAGGGTTGCAAGTCTCCCCTTGAACCTACTGTTAGGATCGTAATCTTCAGTTTCCGGCTTGGTGCTATAGGTAGACTTTGGCTCAAATCTTTTTCCTGCTGAAAACTCCAGTATCCAAAAATTGTACTAATTTCCTGTACCTATCTATCAAGACACTACAATTAAG is a window from the Nostoc sp. KVJ3 genome containing:
- a CDS encoding glycosyltransferase — translated: MCFGYWLETRGHQVTIATHENFASFVRQFDLKFAPIAGNMEEFLQSKQGQRLIAGEKLKKEEGDKLLLQQLESAWSACQGSEVIIYTPLATFGYHIAEKLGVSCFFASVLPLTPQGCLGF